In Microbulbifer agarilyticus, the DNA window GAACGCAAAGGCGGTTACGAAAAAGACAAACGTATGCCGCCGCCTGATGAAGGCAAAGAGCGTTTCCGCATTGATGTGGGTCGTGAGCACGGCGTGCGCCCGGGCAGCGTGGTTGGTGCTATTGCCAACGAAGTAGAGCTGGACAGCTCTTACATTGGTCGCATCGAAATCTACCCGGAATACACCACCGTCGACCTGCCGGAAGGTATGCCGAAAGAGATCTTCCAACACTTGAAAAAGGTGCGGGTAAACGGTCGCCCGATGAACATTGCCAAGTACGACCCGAATACGGCAGACAGTGGAAAACCGTTCAAGAAAAGCGGTTCCTTCAAGAAACGCAAGTTTGAAGGTAAGCCTGAAGGCAAACATGGTGGTAAACACGGCGGTAAGCATGGTGATAAGCCGCACCACAAGTCTGGCAAGCCAAAGCAGCATCGCGATCGCGACTGATTCAGGCTTGTAGGGCCAACAAAAAAGGGCACCAGATGGTGCCCTTTTTCTTTGTCTGCAATATGCCAGTTATTTGACTCTGTTATTTCACTTTGCCGAACGGCAGCATCTGACGCAGGGTGTTGTCTTTGTTGTAGAAGTGATGCCACAGAGCGCCACCGATGTGAAGCACCAGCAGTACCAGCAGGGCATTCCACAGCAGTTCTTTGTGCAGGAAGGCAAACTGCTTGGCCACATCGATATTCTTTTCAAAGAAGGCGGGCAGCTCGAACAGCCAGAACAGCGTGGTGTCACGGCCAGCGAACTGGCGCATCAACAGGCCGGTGAGCGGCATACCGATGATCAGTACATACATCAGGCTCTGGGTGAGCAGGGAAACCGGCTTTTGGAAACTGCCACCGTACAGGTTGGGGCGACCGTGGGTGGCACGGTAGTAGAGACGGAACAGGCCCAGGAACAGTACCAGGAAGCCGAGGGAGAAGTGGAGCACCATCCACCAGCCGCGCATGTAGGAGCCTTTTTCATATTGCTCATGCAGTTCTACGGAAGCCCAGGCGAACAGGATAAAAAACGCGATCATCCAGTGCAGAGTTTTGAGCGCTTTGCTCCAGCTATTGGGTGTGGAGGCCATACATATCCCCTTGTGTGTTTTATTACTTGTTTATGTTATCGGTCGCGGCAAGCACGCCATTCAGATTGGCGAAGCAGGTATCCCGTGCTGTGGTGAAGAAGTCCCTTAAAAAAGCCTGTTCCAGCATCTCCTCGCGCACCGCAGCGTAGAGTGTACTCCACACGCCGGATTTTCCTAGTCTCAATTGGTTTACCAGCCCCTTTTGTAAATATTCGTAAAGAGCCCAGTTGGGCAGGGCGCAAACACCGCGGCCACTGACCACCAGTTGCACCATCATTACGGTAAGTTCTGCGGTGCGCACCGCGGCGGGTTCGATACCGGCCGGGTCGAGAAACTTCTGGAAGATATCCAGCCGCTCTCGTTCGACCGGGTAGGTGATTTGCACCTCATCTGCTAGATCCTGAGGAGACACCGTCTTCTTTTTCGCCAGCGCGTGCTTGCGGCTGACCGCCAGACACATCTCGAAGCTGAACAGTGGTTCGTAGTGGATACCTTTAAGAGAGGTATCCGGGTTACTGGTAACCACCAGGTCCAGGTCGCCGCGCACTAGCGCGGGTAGTGGGGCGAAGTGGAAACCACTGGAGAGGTCCAGCTCGACTTCCGGCCAGTCATCCCGGTAGGCATCGAGGGTTGGCATCAGCCACTGGTAACAGCTGTGGCATTCGATAGCGATATTCAGTCGTCCTGCCTGTCCAGATGCCAGCCGCGCCAAGTCTCTTTGTGCCACCGCCACCCGCGGCAGCACATCGTCTGCCAGCTGCAACAGCCGCAGCCCGGCGCTGGTAAAGCGCAGGGGGCGTGACTTGCGCACAAACAGCGCCTGCGCGTGGCGGTCTTCCATCTCGCGGAACAGGTGGGAGAGCGCGGATTGGGTAAGGTGCAGTCGCTCGGACGCACGCACCATGCTGCCGGTGTCCCGCAGCACCGTCAGGGCGCGCAAATGCCTCAGCTCAATCATTCGTACTTATCATCTTTAGTTAAATTCATGTTTCTGGCGAAAAATATGAAATTGATTGAACATGCTGGGAGCCCCAGAATCAACCCCGAATTTTACGGACCCAGGGGAAAGGGCATGGCAAAGACACATATTCTCGGATACCCGCGCATTGGCGCGCATCGCGAGCTCAAACGCGCGCAGGAAGCCTATTGGAAAGGTGACATCGACCAGCAGGCACTGCTGGCTGTCGGTGCGCAGATACGCAGTCAGAACTGGCAGGCCCAGCAGGCGGCTGGATTGGCACTCACTACCGTGGGGGACTTTGCCTGGTACGACCAGGTACTGAATCACTCGCTGATGTTTGGTGTTATTCCCGAGCGCTTTCAGAATGGTGCGGCAGACAACAGGCTGGACCAGTACTTCCGTCTCGCTCGCGGCCGCGCACCTTCCGGCGAGCCGGTGGCCGCCAGTGCCATGACCAAATGGTTTGATACCAACTATCACTACCTTGTGCCGGAGTTCTCGGAAGATCAGCCGTTCACGCTGGATGCGGAATGGCTGCTGGCAGAAATCAAGGATGCACAGAGCCTTGGTCACAATGTTAAGCCGGTCATTATAGGTCCGCTTACCTATCTTTGGCTGGGGCGCGGTGTGGATAACGCGCTCGATTTACTGCCGGCTCTGTTGGCCTGCTACGAGCAGTTACTGGTACAGCTGGCCGACGCCGCCGCGCAATGGGTGCAGGTCGACGAGCCAATCCTGGGGCTCGATTTGCCCGCCCAATGGCGTGATGCGTTTGCGCTTGTGTATAAAACTCTGGCAAAAGCCAGTGGCAGCAAACTATTACTCGCTACCTACTTTTCCACATTGCGGGAAAACCTGCCGCTGGTATTTGATCTGCCTGTGGATGGAATTCATATCGATGCGGTGCGCGGTGGTGAAGATCTGCAGCCTGCGTTTGAGGCGTTGCGTGGAGACCAGATACTCTCGGTCGGCGTAATCAACGGCCGCAATGTGTGGAAAACCGATTTGGCCCAGTGGCAGCAGGCTCTGAAAAAAGAAGCGGAAGTTCTCGGCGACCGTTTGTGGATATCTGCCAGCTGTTCACTGCTGCATTCGCCAGTGGACCTGGAAACCGAAACGGGATTGAGCGAAGAACACAAGAGCAAACTGGCCTATAGCCGTCAGAAACTCGATGAGCTACAGAAGCTGCAATCGGCACTCGAACCAGGGGTTGAGCCGCTGGCGGCTTTCCCTCAAACCGATAGTCGTAGCGAGGCGGATATACGTCAGCAGCTGGAAAGTACCTGGCGCCCGCAGAAGTTTTCCGAACGGGTTGAGGCTCAGCGCGAGCGCTGGCAGCTGCCACTACTGCCGACCACCACTATCGGTTCTTTTCCACAGACCGACGTTTTACGTCAGGTACGTAAACAGTTTCGCAATTCTGAAATCAGTCAGCAAGATTACCACGATCACTTGCGTGCAGAAATAACTGAAGCGATTCGCCGTCAGGAAATCCTGGGGCTGGACGTATTGGTGCACGGCGAAGCCGAGCGCAACGACATGGTGGAATACTTCGGCGAGCAACTGGACGGGTTTATCCACACTGGTAATGGCTGGGTGCAGAGTTACGGTTCCCGCTGTGTAAAGCCGCCGATTATTGCCGGTGATATCAGCCGACCCAATGCGATGACCGTACAGTGGAGTGAATATGCCCAGAGTCTCAGTAAGCGTCCGGTAAAAGGGATGCTTACTGGCCCGGTTACTATTTTGAACTGGTCCTTCCCCCGGGAGGATATTCCACGCGCGGTAAGCTGCCTGCAGATCGCCAAAGCACTGCGTGACGAGGTTCGGGATTTGGAGGCGGCGGGTATCGGCATCATCCAGATCGACGAGCCGGCACTGCGGGAAGGTTTGCCATTGCGGCAGGCCGATCACAAGGCGTATTTCGATTGGGCGGTGGGTTGCTTCCGTTACACATGCAGTGAGGTAAACACGCAAACCCAGATCCACACCCATATGTGTTATTCCAACTTTAACGCCATTATGGACGCGATTGTGGCGTTGGATGCGGATGTGATTACCATCGAATCTGCCCGTTCGGATCTACGTTTACTAGATGTCTTTGCCGGTGAAAATGGTGGTTATCCGAATGAAATCGGCCCAGGTATCTACGATATTCACTCGCCCAATGTGCCGGAACGTGAAGAGTTGAAAGAGCGATTGCAGCAATTACTCGAAGTGATCCCGAAGGAAAAGCTCTGGGTAAATCCAGACTGTGGATTAAAAACCCGTAATTGGGCAGAAGTAGGTTCGGCGTTGCTGAATATGGTGGAGGCGACGCGCACGGTACGCAGTGCGTTAGTTTGATTCCATTTCACAGCCAATAGAAAAGGGCCTGTATTCAGGCCCTTTTCTATTTTGAGATTTAATAGCAATCCCGCGTCATATTTTCCACACGGTCTTTGTGCACGATCAGGTTGTCCTCGATACGTACACCACCGTAAGGCCGCAGTTTTTCCACCTTGTCCCAATTCACTTCATCCGCCAGCTGGGATTCTTTCAGGTCCGACAGCAGACTGTGGATAAAGTACAGACCCGGTTCGATGGTGAAGACTTGGTTTTCTTCGATGGTACGGGTGGTACGCAGGAACGGGTACTCGGTCGGCGGTGGGGTGGTGCCACCTTCCGGTGCGGTCTGGTGGCCGCCTACATCGTGTACCTGCAGACCGAGGAAGTGGCCCAGGCCGTGTGGCATAAAGGTACCGGTGAGACCAGATTCCACCGCGCTTTCCGGCGATGTTTTGATCACACCAAATTGCTGTAGGAGTTGGCCGATTTTGTGGTGGCAGTCTTTGTGTAGTTCTACATAGGAGGCGCCGGGAACCAGGCCCGCAACCAGC includes these proteins:
- a CDS encoding cytochrome b encodes the protein MASTPNSWSKALKTLHWMIAFFILFAWASVELHEQYEKGSYMRGWWMVLHFSLGFLVLFLGLFRLYYRATHGRPNLYGGSFQKPVSLLTQSLMYVLIIGMPLTGLLMRQFAGRDTTLFWLFELPAFFEKNIDVAKQFAFLHKELLWNALLVLLVLHIGGALWHHFYNKDNTLRQMLPFGKVK
- a CDS encoding LysR family transcriptional regulator, which codes for MIELRHLRALTVLRDTGSMVRASERLHLTQSALSHLFREMEDRHAQALFVRKSRPLRFTSAGLRLLQLADDVLPRVAVAQRDLARLASGQAGRLNIAIECHSCYQWLMPTLDAYRDDWPEVELDLSSGFHFAPLPALVRGDLDLVVTSNPDTSLKGIHYEPLFSFEMCLAVSRKHALAKKKTVSPQDLADEVQITYPVERERLDIFQKFLDPAGIEPAAVRTAELTVMMVQLVVSGRGVCALPNWALYEYLQKGLVNQLRLGKSGVWSTLYAAVREEMLEQAFLRDFFTTARDTCFANLNGVLAATDNINK
- the metE gene encoding 5-methyltetrahydropteroyltriglutamate--homocysteine S-methyltransferase codes for the protein MAKTHILGYPRIGAHRELKRAQEAYWKGDIDQQALLAVGAQIRSQNWQAQQAAGLALTTVGDFAWYDQVLNHSLMFGVIPERFQNGAADNRLDQYFRLARGRAPSGEPVAASAMTKWFDTNYHYLVPEFSEDQPFTLDAEWLLAEIKDAQSLGHNVKPVIIGPLTYLWLGRGVDNALDLLPALLACYEQLLVQLADAAAQWVQVDEPILGLDLPAQWRDAFALVYKTLAKASGSKLLLATYFSTLRENLPLVFDLPVDGIHIDAVRGGEDLQPAFEALRGDQILSVGVINGRNVWKTDLAQWQQALKKEAEVLGDRLWISASCSLLHSPVDLETETGLSEEHKSKLAYSRQKLDELQKLQSALEPGVEPLAAFPQTDSRSEADIRQQLESTWRPQKFSERVEAQRERWQLPLLPTTTIGSFPQTDVLRQVRKQFRNSEISQQDYHDHLRAEITEAIRRQEILGLDVLVHGEAERNDMVEYFGEQLDGFIHTGNGWVQSYGSRCVKPPIIAGDISRPNAMTVQWSEYAQSLSKRPVKGMLTGPVTILNWSFPREDIPRAVSCLQIAKALRDEVRDLEAAGIGIIQIDEPALREGLPLRQADHKAYFDWAVGCFRYTCSEVNTQTQIHTHMCYSNFNAIMDAIVALDADVITIESARSDLRLLDVFAGENGGYPNEIGPGIYDIHSPNVPEREELKERLQQLLEVIPKEKLWVNPDCGLKTRNWAEVGSALLNMVEATRTVRSALV